Proteins co-encoded in one Gossypium arboreum isolate Shixiya-1 chromosome 11, ASM2569848v2, whole genome shotgun sequence genomic window:
- the LOC108479906 gene encoding uncharacterized protein LOC108479906 produces MADIVKQILAKPIQLADQVTKAADEASSFKQECAELKSKTEKLAGLLRQAARASSDLYVRPTRRIIDDTEQVLDKALSLVLKCRANGIMKRVFTINPGAAFRKMSSQLENSIGDVSWLLRVSASADDRDDEYLGLPPIAANEPILHLIWEQIAILYTGSLENRSEAAASLVSLASDNDRYGKLIIEEGGVGPLLKLVKEGKVEGQENAAKAIGLLGRDPESVEHMIHAGVCTVFAKILKEGPMKVQAVSAWAVSELAANYPKCQDLFAQNNVIRLLVSHLAFETIEEHSKYAIASNKASSIHAVVMASSNSNSNVKNVVEEDHQTQIPHPMGNREPNQMHHVVRNTMAMQGGAKLPQKPSNNHVRSNSQGNVIAKQAHQLSYQYHQNGLITGASTKGRESEDPATKSSMKAMAARALWHLAKENSLICKSITESRALLCFAVLLEKGTEEVRFNSAMALMEITAVAEQDPDLRRSAFKPNSHACKLIVDQLLKITEQADSELLIPCIKAIGNLARTFRATETRMIAPLVKLLDEREAEVSKEAAIALAKFACTDNYLHLDHSKAIINAGGAKHLIQLVYFGEHIVQLPALLLLCYISHHVPDSEELAQAKVLTVLEWASRQSNMTQNATGKLLQEAKSRLELYQSRGSTGFH; encoded by the coding sequence ATGGCGGATATTGTGAAACAAATCTTGGCGAAGCCGATTCAGTTAGCGGACCAAGTAACGAAAGCGGCGGATGAAGCGAGTTCGTTTAAGCAAGAGTGTGCGGAGCTTAAGTCCAAGACAGAGAAACTTGCTGGCTTGCTCCGACAAGCGGCGCGTGCGAGTTCCGACCTTTACGTTCGTCCCACGCGCCGCATAATCGACGATACTGAACAAGTCCTCGACAAAGCCCTCTCTTTGGTCCTCAAATGCCGCGCCAACGGCATTATGAAGCGCGTGTTCACAATCAACCCTGGTGCCGCCTTCCGTAAAATGTCTTCCCAGCTCGAGAACTCTATCGGCGATGTGTCCTGGCTCCTCCGTGTGTCAGCTTCAGCTGACGATCGCGACGATGAGTACTTAGGCCTTCCTCCGATCGCTGCTAACGAGCCTATTTTACACCTAATTTGGGAACAGATCGCGATTCTTTACACCGGTTCGCTTGAAAATCGGTCCGAAGCGGCTGCCTCGCTTGTTTCGCTAGCCAGCGATAATGATCGATACGGGAAACTGATTATAGAAGAAGGAGGGGTTGGGCCGTTATTGAAATTAGTCAAAGAAGGGAAAGTCGAAGGTCAAGAAAACGCCGCCAAAGCAATTGGGCTTCTCGGCCGGGATCCCGAAAGCGTCGAGCACATGATCCACGCTGGCGTTTGCACGGTATTTGCGAAAATCCTCAAAGAAGGTCCAATGAAAGTTCAAGCCGTGAGTGCGTGGGCAGTATCTGAGTTGGCTGCTAATTACCCCAAATGTCAAGATTTGTTTGCCCAGAACAATGTCATCCGATTACTCGTTAGTCATTTGGCGTTTGAAACGATTGAAGAACATAGCAAATATGCAATTGCTAGTAACAAGGCTTCATCCATCCACGCAGTGGTTATGGCGAGTAGTAATAGTAATTCGAATGTGAAAAATGTTGTTGAGGAAGATCATCAGACTCAGATTCCGCACCCAATGGGGAACCGAGAGCCGAATCAGATGCATCATGTTGTTAGAAATACTATGGCAATGCAAGGAGGGGCGAAATTGCCACAAAAGCCTAGTAATAACCATGTTAGGAGTAATAGTCAGGGCAATGTCATCGCCAAGCAAGCTCACCAGCTCAGTTATCAGTATCACCAGAATGGTCTGATTACAGGGGCGAGTACGAAGGGAAGGGAATCGGAAGATCCTGCAACCAAGTCTTCTATGAAAGCAATGGCAGCTAGAGCCTTATGGCATCTTGCAAAGGAGAATTCGCTTATCTGCAAGAGTATAACTGAGTCCAGAGCATTGCTATGTTTCGCTGTTTTGCTTGAAAAAGGAACTGAAGAAGTGCGGTTTAATTCAGCTATGGCATTGATGGAGATTACAGCTGTGGCAGAGCAGGATCCTGATTTGAGAAGGTCTGCTTTCAAGCCCAACTCTCATGCTTGTAAGCTCATCGTGGACCAGCTGTTGAAGATCACTGAGCAGGCCGATTCAGAGCTGCTGATTCCTTGTATCAAGGCTATCGGAAATTTGGCTAGGACGTTTAGAGCTACGGAAACAAGGATGATTGCCCCTTTGGTCAAACTTCTTGACGAAAGGGAAGCCGAAGTTTCCAAGGAGGCTGCAATTGCACTCGCCAAGTTTGCTTGCACGGACAACTATCTACACCTTGATCACTCCAAGGCAATCATTAATGCAGGAGGTGCAAAGCATTTGATTCAGCTTGTGTATTTTGGGGAACATATTGTTCAACTCCCAGCATTACTTCTCCTATGCTACATTTCCCACCATGTACCTGACAGCGAGGAACTTGCTCAAGCCAAGGTTCTTACCGTGCTCGAATGGGCATCCAGGCAATCCAACATGACCCAGAATGCAACTGGCAAACTCTTACAAGAGGCCAAAAGTAGATTGGAGCTGTATCAGTCTAGAGGGTCAACCGGATTTCATTGA
- the LOC108478310 gene encoding thaumatin-like protein 1 isoform X1 translates to MARFSSSHHSFITFLSFILVLFLEGVAAATFTFINRCDHTVWPGILANPGRPNLESTGFELKKGSSRSFQGPTGWSGRFWGRTGCKFDDSGHGSCATGDCGSGQVECNGAGVTPPATLAEFTLGSGSQDFYDVSLVNGYNLPLTVEGHGGSGECATTGCVTNLNKKCPSELRIDGGGCKSACDAFGKPEYCCNGAYNSPAACKPSMYSEMFKSACPRSYSYAFDDASSTFTCTGADYTITFCPSGPSLKSLKEAGTTVESGLDHDPMKAAAMASQWLANLATGDSPRIQPFSPTHFGFAVTIFLVLSLFL, encoded by the exons ATGGCTCGGTTCTCCAGTTCTCACCATTCTTTTATCACGTTCTTGAGCTTCATTCTGGTCCTGTTTCTTGAAG GTGTTGCGGCtgccactttcacattcatcaataGATGCGATCACACAGTATGGCCTGGAATTCTAGCAAATCCAGGACGTCCAAATCTGGAAAGCACAGGCTTTGAACTCAAAAAAGGCAGTTCTCGTTCCTTCCAAGGTCCTACAGGTTGGTCAGGTCGCTTCTGGGGCAGAACAGGCTGCAAGTTCGACGACTCTGGTCACGGATCATGCGCTACAGGTGACTGCGGCTCTGGCCAAGTTGAATGCAATGGGGCAGGGGTCACCCCACCAGCCACCTTGGCCGAGTTTACGCTCGGTTCAGGGTCGCAGGACTTCTATGACGTGAGCCTGGTTAATGGTTACAATTTGCCTTTGACTGTGGAAGGACATGGAGGTTCAGGAGAGTGTGCCACTACCGGCTGCGTGACGAATTTGAACAAAAAGTGCCCGTCTGAGCTGAGAATCGATGGTGGCGGCTGTAAGAGCGCCTGCGATGCGTTTGGGAAACCAGAGTACTGTTGTAATGGTGCCTACAATAGTCCAGCTGCTTGCAAACCATCCATGTACTCAGAAATGTTCAAGTCAGCTTGTCCCAGATCCTATAGCTATGCATTTGATGATGCCAGTAGCACTTTCACTTGCACTGGGGCTGATTATACCATCACTTTCTGTCCTAGTGGTCCAAG TTTGAAATCTTTAAAGGAAGCTGGAACAACAGTGGAATCAGGGTTGGATCATGATCCAATGAAGGCAGCTGCAATGGCCAGTCAATGGCTAGCAAATTTGGCCACCGGTGACTCACCCAGAATCCAACCATTTTCCCCAACCCATTTTGGTTTTGCTGTGACTATTTTTCTTGTCCTTTCTCTCTTCTTGTAG
- the LOC108478310 gene encoding thaumatin-like protein 1 isoform X2, whose product MARFSSSHHSFITFLSFILVLFLEGVAAATFTFINRCDHTVWPGILANPGRPNLESTGFELKKGSSRSFQGPTGWSGRFWGRTGCKFDDSGHGSCATGDCGSGQVECNGAGVTPPATLAEFTLGSGSQDFYDVSLVNGYNLPLTVEGHGGSGECATTGCVTNLNKKCPSELRIDGGGCKSACDAFGKPEYCCNGAYNSPAACKPSMYSEMFKSACPRSYSYAFDDASSTFTCTGADYTITFCPSGPRKLEQQWNQGWIMIQ is encoded by the exons ATGGCTCGGTTCTCCAGTTCTCACCATTCTTTTATCACGTTCTTGAGCTTCATTCTGGTCCTGTTTCTTGAAG GTGTTGCGGCtgccactttcacattcatcaataGATGCGATCACACAGTATGGCCTGGAATTCTAGCAAATCCAGGACGTCCAAATCTGGAAAGCACAGGCTTTGAACTCAAAAAAGGCAGTTCTCGTTCCTTCCAAGGTCCTACAGGTTGGTCAGGTCGCTTCTGGGGCAGAACAGGCTGCAAGTTCGACGACTCTGGTCACGGATCATGCGCTACAGGTGACTGCGGCTCTGGCCAAGTTGAATGCAATGGGGCAGGGGTCACCCCACCAGCCACCTTGGCCGAGTTTACGCTCGGTTCAGGGTCGCAGGACTTCTATGACGTGAGCCTGGTTAATGGTTACAATTTGCCTTTGACTGTGGAAGGACATGGAGGTTCAGGAGAGTGTGCCACTACCGGCTGCGTGACGAATTTGAACAAAAAGTGCCCGTCTGAGCTGAGAATCGATGGTGGCGGCTGTAAGAGCGCCTGCGATGCGTTTGGGAAACCAGAGTACTGTTGTAATGGTGCCTACAATAGTCCAGCTGCTTGCAAACCATCCATGTACTCAGAAATGTTCAAGTCAGCTTGTCCCAGATCCTATAGCTATGCATTTGATGATGCCAGTAGCACTTTCACTTGCACTGGGGCTGATTATACCATCACTTTCTGTCCTAGTGGTCCAAG GAAGCTGGAACAACAGTGGAATCAGGGTTGGATCATGATCCAATGA
- the LOC108479444 gene encoding thiosulfate sulfurtransferase 18-like isoform X2: MGSLDLSSGSEVVTIHVNEAKNLLQSGYRYIDVRTVEEFEKGHVEAENILNIPYLFITPEGRVKNPEFLKEVSSLCKEEDRLIVGCQSGVRSLAATADLLKIDFKNVHDMGGGYLAWVENGHPIKMEEPKKVQEPAIVEDKPNEEL, encoded by the exons ATGGGATCTCTGGACCTAAG CTCAGGATCAGAAGTTGTTACCATTCATGTTAATGAAGCAAAAAACTTGCTGCAGTCAGGCTACCGTTACATCGATGTCAG GACAGTGGAAGAATTCGAGAAGGGACATGTGGAAGCAGAGAATATTCTTAACATCCCATACTTGTTCATCACACCAGAAG GTAGGGTGAAGAATCCTGAGTTCTTGAAGGAGGTTTCATCTCTTTGCAAGGAGGAAGATCGTCTCATAGTG GGCTGCCAAAGTGGGGTGAGATCCCTTGCTGCAACCGCTGATCTTCTTAAAATT GATTTTAAGAATGTGCACGACATGGGAGGAGGTTATCTTGCTTGGGTGGAGAACGGGCATCCTATAAAAATGGAGGAACCTAAGAAGGTACAGGAGCCTGCAATAGTAGAAGACAAGCCAAATGAAGAGCTGTGA
- the LOC108479444 gene encoding thiosulfate sulfurtransferase 18-like isoform X1 yields MGVSFVVFPCCFFLFSLIYFSSGSEVVTIHVNEAKNLLQSGYRYIDVRTVEEFEKGHVEAENILNIPYLFITPEGRVKNPEFLKEVSSLCKEEDRLIVGCQSGVRSLAATADLLKIDFKNVHDMGGGYLAWVENGHPIKMEEPKKVQEPAIVEDKPNEEL; encoded by the exons ATGGGTGTTTCTTTTGTTGTCTTCCCTtgttgtttctttcttttttctcttatATATTTTAGCTCAGGATCAGAAGTTGTTACCATTCATGTTAATGAAGCAAAAAACTTGCTGCAGTCAGGCTACCGTTACATCGATGTCAG GACAGTGGAAGAATTCGAGAAGGGACATGTGGAAGCAGAGAATATTCTTAACATCCCATACTTGTTCATCACACCAGAAG GTAGGGTGAAGAATCCTGAGTTCTTGAAGGAGGTTTCATCTCTTTGCAAGGAGGAAGATCGTCTCATAGTG GGCTGCCAAAGTGGGGTGAGATCCCTTGCTGCAACCGCTGATCTTCTTAAAATT GATTTTAAGAATGTGCACGACATGGGAGGAGGTTATCTTGCTTGGGTGGAGAACGGGCATCCTATAAAAATGGAGGAACCTAAGAAGGTACAGGAGCCTGCAATAGTAGAAGACAAGCCAAATGAAGAGCTGTGA
- the LOC108479443 gene encoding oligopeptide transporter 7-like: protein MTTATSPEIAAPLLQKSPSGQNQPHASGSVPSSPDDPESCPIEQVALTVPTADDPSLPTLTFRTWILGTLACLLLSFLNQFFWYRREPLSISSISAQIAVVPLGHLLAATVTDRVFFKDWNFEFTLNPGPFNVKEHVLVTIFSNSGAGNVYAIHLVTAVKIFYKKRMSFLVALLVVFTTQVLGFGWAGIFRRYLVEPAAMWWPQNLVQVSLFRALHEKEERAKGRLTRNQFFLIALTCSFAYYVLPGYLFPTLTSLSWICWVFPTSILAHQLGSGLHGLGIGAIGFDWSSISAYLGSPLASPWFATVNIAVGFALITYIITPIAYWLNLFNAKHFPIFSDGLFTSTGQSYNISAIIDSNFHIDMAAYERGGSLYLSSFFAMSYGVGFACLTATVVHVILFHGSEILQRSKSAFQETKMDVHTKLMRKYKQVPEWWFTCILIVNIAATIFLCQYYNDQLQLPWWGVLLACGLAIFFTLPVGVITATTNQTPALNVITEYIIGYIYPGYPVANMCFKVYGYISMKQGITFLQDFKLGHYMKIPPRSMFIAQVGGTIIAALAHLATAWWLMDTVPDICDREMLPTDSPWTCPGDHVFYDASVIWGLIGPRRIFGDLGYYSAINWFFLVGAIAPVLVWLASKAFPNKPWIKLITMPVLFGATVNMPPATAVNYTSWVLIAFASGFVAYRYYRGWWSRHNYVLSGALDAGLAFMGVLLYLCLGMQHVSLNWWGCDSDGCPLASCPTAQGVIVKGCPVF, encoded by the exons ATGACAACAGCCACTAGCCCAGAAATCGCTGCTCCTCTGC TTCAAAAGTCTCCTTCCGGCCAAAACCAACCCCATGCATCCGGTTCTGTTCCGTCATCGCCGGACGATCCCGAGAGCTGTCCCATCGAGCAGGTGGCTCTCACGGTCCCTACCGCAGACGACCCCTCCCTCCCAACTCTTACGTTTCGCACGTGGATTTTAGGCACTCTAGCTTGCCTCCTCCTTTCGTTTCTCAACCAGTTCTTCTGGTACCGTCGAGAACCTCTCTCCATCTCCTCCATCTCCGCCCAGATCGCGGTGGTTCCTCTTGGCCACCTCTTGGCTGCAACGGTCACCGATCGAGTATTCTTCAAAGACTGGAATTTTGAGTTTACACTCAACCCCGGGCCGTTTAACGTAAAAGAGCACGTCCTTGTTACCATCTTCTCCAATTCCGGAGCAGGAAATGTCTACGCGATCCATTTAGTCACCGCTGTTAAGATATTTTACAAGAAAAGGATGTCGTTTCTAGTGGCATTGCTCGTCGTTTTTACTACCCAGGTGCTCGGTTTCGGCTGGGCTGGTATCTTTCGCCGCTATTTGGTGGAGCCAGCTGCCATGTGGTGGCCCCAAAATCTGGTCCAAGTTTCCCTCTTTAG GGCATTACATGAGAAAGAGGAGAGAGCTAAGGGCAGATTGACAAGAAACCAGTTTTTCCTCATAGCTTTGACTTGCAGCTTTGCCTACTATGTACTTCCAGGCTACCTTTTCCCAACTTTAACTTCCCTGTCCTGGATTTGCTGGGTATTCCCAACTTCTATCCTAGCACATCAGCTAGGTTCAGGACTTCATGGCTTGGGTATTGGTGCCATTGGATTTGATTGGTCCAGCATATCCGCCTACCTTGGAAGTCCTCTTGCTAGCCCTTGGTTTGCAACTGTTAACATTGCTGTTGGTTTTGCTCTTATCACCTATATCATCACTCCCATTGCTTATTGGCTCAATCTCTTCAATGCCAAGCATTTCCCCATATTCTCAGACGGCTTGTTTACTTCTACTGGGCAGAGTTACAATATTTCAGCTATTATAGACTCAAACTTCCACATTGACATGGCGGCATATGAGCGTGGGGGTAGTCTGTATCTCAGCTCCTTCTTTGCCATGTCCTACGGTGTTGGCTTTGCTTGCTTGACAGCCACTGTTGTACATGTAATCCTTTTTCATGGGAG CGAAATTTTGCAACGAAGCAAATCTGCCTTCCAAGAGACAAAGATGGATGTGCATACAAAGCTGATGAGAAAATACAAGCAAGTACCTGAATGGTGGTTTACGTGTATCCTTATAGTAAACATTGCAGCAACCATATTTTTATGCCAGTATTACAATGATCAACTCCAGCTGCCATGGTGGGGTGTTTTGTTAGCTTGTGGTCTAGCCATTTTTTTCACTCTCCCTGTCGGAGTTATTACTGCCACAACAAATCAG ACACCAGCTTTGAATGTGATTACAGAATATATCATCGGCTACATATACCCAGGGTACCCTGTTGCTAATATGTGCTTTAAAGTGTATGGATACATAAGTATGAAACAAGGGATTACCTTTTTGCAAGACTTCAAACTCGGTCACTACATGAAGATTCCTCCTAGATCCATGTTCATAGCTCAG GTTGGTGGTACAATAATAGCTGCATTAGCGCATTTGGCAACAGCGTGGTGGCTTATGGATACAGTTCCAGACATATGCGACAGAGAAATGCTTCCAACGGACAGCCCCTGGACTTGTCCTGGTGATCATGTGTTTTACGATGCCTCTGTTATCTGGGGTCTGATTGGACCTCGAAGAATCTTTGGTGATCTTGGCTACTACTCTGCCATAAACTGGTTTTTCTTAGTTGGGGCCATAGCTCCTGTCCTTGTTTGGCTTGCATCTAAGGCCTTTCCAAACAAGCCATGGATAAAACTTATTACTATGCCTGTGCTTTTTGGTGCAACAGTCAACATGCCACCAGCTACTGCTGTCAACTACACCAGTTGGGTTCTTATTGCCTTTGCATCTGGTTTTGTTGCTTATAGATATTATCGTGGCTGGTGGAGCCGCCATAATTATGTGCTCTCTGGGGCACTTGATGCCGGATTGGCTTTTATGGGGGTATTGCTATACTTATGCCTAGGGATGCAGCATGTTAGTCTTAACTGGTGGGGATGTGATTCAGATGGATGTCCCTTGGCTTCTTGCCCAACCGCCCAAGGGGTCATCGTTAAAGGCTGCCCTGTTTTCTGA